The DNA sequence CAGAATCCATCTAGGAATTTGAATGCAACCAATTCAGACAACTTTCTAATATCAAAGAGTGCTAAAATATTTATTGGGTTTTATTTGTATTCAAAAATCCATGGCGGGTGAGGCTGAAATGTATCTAACCGCAGTGGAGCTTTGCTTTGTAACTTAACGTGCGTATGCACAGTGGAAATAATTTTCGAAATCACTCTAAAATAATATTAGTTATTTCAATTGATGGGCCTACAGCAAAATTTTAACCGTAATGGCTGTTTGAAGTGTAGTCAGCACTGCGTGTCCTCAGATCTATGGGCTACTATTTAGCTGCCTCTCACTcgagataaaaacaaaaatgtcgCCAGTCTGCACCTCAGTTCTCCCCCTCGACCATTTCTGTACACACTTCCGCTTCTTCACTTTATAAACCATACCAAGCATTTTGGCATTTTAAGCACCACCAGTGACAGACTTTTATTCAGTTTTCAATGAGAATATGGAAAGGGAAACTGACCTGTTTTTGGCTGCTGCGGCTCTGTCTCTTTGCCTCCGGTTTTTAAACCAATTCCCGACCTGTGTCGGTGTCAGTCCAGTGGCTTGCGCCAGTTCCCTTTTCTTGCTGGGGTTGGGGTATGGGTCCTGTAGGTACCACTCCCTTAACAGACTTCGCGTTCGCTCCTTGAAACAATGCGTCTTCTGCTCGCCGTCCCAGATGGTCCGGGGGAGCGGGAACTTCTTCCGCACCCGATACTTATCAACTGGTCCTAGGGGACGACCGCGGAGTTTTTCGGCCTCCTGGTAGTGTGCCTCCAGCCACATGGCCTGAAGTTTGCCGTGGGAGTCCTTCGTGAACTTGTGGTTCTCCAAGATGTGATAGAGGTCTCGGAAATTCCCCGTGTGGAAGGCAACCACGGCGCGGGCGCGTAGGATGGATTCATGCTTGTTGATCGCCTCGCAGGCTCCCGGTGCCACCGGCAGAGACCACAGGAAGCGTCCCAGCCGCTCAATGTCTCCGGTTTCCTCTAGCGTCTCGCAGACGCTCGCCACTTGCTCCGGCGAGAAGTTGAGGGTCGGTAGCTGAAACATTGACAAGTCTTCGGGAGACCTGGTGCTGGGCGCACTGCTCGCCACGAGCAGAGGGCGATCAGCGAAGTTTGGCAGGAAGAAATGGGAGGGATAAAGCTCTAAAGGGGATCTGAACACCATGGAAATgacctgagagagaaagaaaattatCAAGGAAAAAGAAACGACGAGTAAAGATTGAATGATTCAATAGCTATCGCCTAATGACACCAGCCTCATAATATCTCCCCCTAAATCCACCGTGAGTGTAGCATTGAAATATTTTGTTTCGCTTTTCTATTGGTCTTCTTGGTGTCGTTGTGAGGTTGTCATGGCAGCCCTGCCAATCACTGTCAAGCGTGCCAATCATTAGCCAGTACGTAGAGGCTTTCACCACTTCTGCTGCACGCACGGGGGGTTATCAGGCGCTCCAATCTCTTCGCCATCCTCCACCACTACGGGCTCATGAAGTCGGAGCTGAGGCTCGCC is a window from the Sardina pilchardus chromosome 18, fSarPil1.1, whole genome shotgun sequence genome containing:
- the six3a gene encoding homeobox protein SIX3a, with amino-acid sequence MVFRSPLELYPSHFFLPNFADRPLLVASSAPSTRSPEDLSMFQLPTLNFSPEQVASVCETLEETGDIERLGRFLWSLPVAPGACEAINKHESILRARAVVAFHTGNFRDLYHILENHKFTKDSHGKLQAMWLEAHYQEAEKLRGRPLGPVDKYRVRKKFPLPRTIWDGEQKTHCFKERTRSLLREWYLQDPYPNPSKKRELAQATGLTPTQVGNWFKNRRQRDRAAAAKNRLQHQAIGQNGMRSLSESACTPHSSAESPSTAASPTTSVSSMTERVDTGTSILSVTSSDSECDV